Proteins from a single region of Campylobacter sputorum:
- the nhaA gene encoding Na+/H+ antiporter NhaA: MQGNYLTTFVKKIFKSETTGGVFLLIATILALVFQNSSLMHNFYHFILEFPIVIGIGDYVLDKPFEFWVNDALMAIFFFSIGLELKREMIEGQLKHFSQVFLPSFAALGGVIFPAIIFSIINWGNEFAMRGWAIPTATDIAFAVGVLAILGKRIPSSLKIFILTLAIMDDLCAIVIIALFYSTSLNFAFLIGALICTLILIFISKKGVDSKGIFILFSIILWICVLNSGVHATIAGVIAGFTIPIYNENNGTSMLKEMEHSLSIPINFLILPIFAFVNAGINLQGMSLDYLLSPVPLGIFAGLFFGKQFGVFLFSYIVIKLKFATLPQNATWKQLYSIAIICGIGFTMALFVANLAYLPDPLRYHQTDKLAILLASVISGVVGYIVARVFGNNPDGSPKNHK, from the coding sequence ATGCAAGGAAATTATTTGACAACTTTTGTAAAAAAAATATTTAAAAGTGAAACAACTGGCGGTGTATTTCTACTTATTGCTACTATTTTAGCTCTAGTTTTTCAAAATTCATCTTTGATGCATAATTTTTATCATTTTATTTTAGAATTTCCTATAGTTATTGGTATTGGTGATTATGTATTAGATAAACCATTTGAATTTTGGGTAAATGATGCCTTGATGGCTATATTTTTCTTTTCTATTGGCTTAGAGTTAAAAAGAGAGATGATAGAAGGTCAATTAAAGCATTTTTCACAAGTATTTTTACCAAGTTTTGCTGCTCTTGGAGGAGTTATTTTCCCTGCTATTATTTTTAGTATCATAAACTGGGGTAATGAATTTGCTATGCGTGGATGGGCTATACCAACAGCAACAGATATTGCTTTTGCAGTCGGAGTTCTTGCTATTTTAGGGAAAAGAATTCCATCAAGTCTTAAGATTTTTATCTTAACACTTGCTATAATGGATGATTTATGTGCTATAGTCATAATTGCACTTTTTTATTCTACTAGTCTTAACTTTGCTTTTTTAATTGGTGCTTTGATATGCACTCTTATACTTATATTTATATCAAAAAAAGGTGTTGATAGTAAGGGTATATTTATTTTATTTAGCATTATTCTTTGGATTTGTGTATTAAACTCTGGAGTTCATGCAACTATAGCTGGAGTTATAGCAGGATTTACAATACCAATTTATAATGAAAATAACGGCACTTCAATGTTAAAAGAGATGGAACATTCGCTTTCTATACCTATAAATTTCCTTATTTTGCCGATATTTGCGTTTGTGAATGCTGGAATAAATTTGCAAGGCATGTCACTAGATTATCTTTTAAGTCCGGTTCCATTAGGTATTTTTGCTGGATTATTTTTTGGAAAGCAATTTGGTGTATTTTTATTTAGCTATATAGTTATTAAACTTAAATTTGCAACATTACCACAAAATGCTACTTGGAAACAATTGTATAGTATAGCAATAATATGTGGCATTGGTTTTACAATGGCACTTTTTGTTGCCAATCTTGCTTATTTGCCAGATCCTTTGAGATATCATCAAACTGATAAATTAGCCATTTTGCTTGCTTCTGTTATATCTGGTGTAGTTGGCTATATAGTAGCTAGAGTTTTTGGCAACAATCCAGACGGTTCTCCTAAAAATCATAAATAA
- a CDS encoding carbon-nitrogen hydrolase, whose amino-acid sequence MAKILKVGIISHQYCGSKTATIEKTVCLIEQTVNSGANLVVLQELHQEAYFCQNENVDFFDLANDYESDLAFWSNVAREYKIVLVTSLFEKRSAGIYHNSAVVFDIDGKIAGKYRKMHIPDDPNFYEKFYFTPGDLGYNAIQTSVGKLGVLICWDQWYPEAARLMCLNGAEILIYPTAIGWFDNDTDDEKKRQLDAWIAVQRGHAVANGVPVVAVNRIGFESDGKDGGIRFWGNSFAFGPQGEEIFSSNSTDELSSVVEIDMIRSENVRRWWPFLRDRRIDSYFNITKRFVD is encoded by the coding sequence ATGGCAAAAATATTAAAAGTTGGTATTATTTCGCATCAGTATTGTGGTAGTAAAACTGCAACTATAGAAAAAACGGTTTGTCTTATAGAACAAACTGTAAATAGCGGTGCAAATTTGGTTGTTTTGCAAGAACTTCATCAAGAAGCTTATTTTTGTCAAAACGAAAATGTGGATTTTTTTGATTTAGCAAATGATTATGAAAGTGATTTGGCTTTTTGGTCTAATGTTGCAAGAGAGTATAAAATAGTTTTAGTAACTTCTCTTTTTGAAAAACGCTCAGCTGGAATTTATCATAATAGTGCTGTTGTTTTTGATATTGATGGAAAAATAGCTGGAAAATATAGAAAAATGCATATACCAGATGATCCAAATTTCTATGAAAAGTTTTATTTTACACCAGGAGATCTTGGTTATAATGCAATACAAACAAGTGTTGGAAAATTAGGAGTTTTGATATGTTGGGATCAGTGGTATCCCGAAGCTGCCAGACTTATGTGTTTAAATGGTGCAGAAATTTTGATATATCCAACTGCAATTGGTTGGTTTGATAATGATACAGATGATGAAAAAAAACGCCAACTTGATGCATGGATAGCAGTTCAAAGAGGTCATGCTGTAGCAAATGGAGTTCCAGTAGTTGCGGTAAATAGAATTGGTTTTGAAAGCGATGGAAAAGATGGCGGAATTAGATTTTGGGGAAATAGTTTTGCTTTTGGTCCGCAAGGAGAAGAAATATTTAGTTCAAATAGCACAGATGAACTTTCAAGTGTAGTTGAAATAGATATGATAAGATCTGAAAATGTGCGTAGATGGTGGCCGTTTTTGAGAGATAGAAGAATTGATAGTTATTTTAATATAACAAAGCGTTTTGTGGATTGA
- a CDS encoding cation diffusion facilitator family transporter, protein MHIDKLEKTAPIVAGTTAVLLAIIKLIAGLMSGSISVLSSAIDSMLDCIVSGFNYFALRKSQQGPNDKFNFGYGKLEALVAFLEGLFIIGIGIFICIQSIQKFYAKNHDFNIDIGLYVMILSLVITGILILYLNFISKKSGNLIIKTDALHYQTDFLTNLAIIITLIIIKFTGLTIIDAIFGIIISIYIVFSAIKIIKEGIYTLLDGAIDENIVDDITKFIISRDDVTDFHDLRTRKSAKTCFFYIHMVFHPGISLSKAHAIGDEVEHYIQTKYDSYSWIINLHFDPIDDSD, encoded by the coding sequence ATGCATATTGATAAATTAGAAAAAACCGCACCAATTGTTGCTGGAACAACGGCTGTTTTGCTTGCTATTATAAAGTTAATTGCAGGACTTATGAGTGGTTCTATTTCTGTTTTAAGCTCGGCAATTGATTCTATGTTAGATTGCATAGTTTCCGGATTTAACTATTTTGCACTTAGAAAATCACAACAAGGACCAAATGATAAATTTAATTTTGGTTATGGCAAACTAGAAGCGTTGGTTGCATTTTTAGAAGGTTTATTTATAATCGGTATTGGTATATTTATTTGCATTCAAAGTATCCAGAAATTTTATGCTAAAAACCATGATTTTAACATAGATATTGGTTTATATGTGATGATTTTATCACTTGTAATTACAGGTATTTTAATACTTTATCTTAATTTTATTTCTAAAAAAAGTGGTAACCTTATCATCAAAACAGATGCTTTGCATTATCAAACTGATTTTTTGACAAATTTAGCAATTATAATTACTTTGATAATTATCAAATTTACAGGTCTTACGATAATAGATGCTATTTTTGGTATCATTATAAGTATCTACATAGTATTTAGTGCTATAAAAATCATAAAAGAAGGCATTTATACTCTTCTTGATGGTGCTATAGATGAAAATATAGTAGATGATATAACTAAATTTATTATTTCGAGAGACGATGTTACTGATTTTCATGATTTAAGAACAAGAAAAAGTGCAAAAACCTGTTTTTTTTATATACATATGGTTTTTCATCCAGGAATTTCACTTTCAAAAGCACATGCTATAGGCGATGAAGTAGAGCATTATATACAAACAAAATACGATAGTTATTCATGGATTATAAATTTGCATTTTGATCCAATAGATGATTCAGATTAA
- a CDS encoding agmatine deiminase family protein, with product MIKRAFGEWEEQELIMLSLPHENSDWNEYLDEILLSYENFVKAIIPYQKVLLIAPNSNIFEKIFSKFDNVYFMQIPTNDTWIRDYGAIDVMNGDKIISYDFKFNAWGNKFNASLDNNVNKILFENYFKTELKEINLILEGGSIDFNGNGVMLTTKECLLNRNRNSSMNKDELDIELKNLFGLKQIIWLENGFIDGDDTDSHVDTLARFIDEDTIAYSISENPKDKEYMALLDMQKELRKTEFTLIPLPLPQAKFYNGKKLGATYANFVFINEALIVPTYNDKNDEIVINRLKKALPGRKIVGVDATVFIRQNGSLHCSTQNRFIGKR from the coding sequence ATGATAAAAAGAGCTTTTGGAGAGTGGGAAGAACAAGAACTTATAATGCTTTCTTTGCCTCATGAAAATAGCGATTGGAATGAGTATTTAGATGAAATTTTACTTTCATATGAAAATTTTGTAAAAGCGATTATTCCTTATCAAAAAGTCCTTTTAATAGCTCCAAATTCAAATATTTTTGAGAAAATATTTTCTAAATTTGATAATGTTTATTTTATGCAAATTCCTACAAACGATACTTGGATTAGAGATTATGGTGCTATAGATGTTATGAATGGCGATAAAATTATAAGTTATGATTTTAAATTTAATGCTTGGGGTAATAAATTTAATGCTAGTCTTGATAATAATGTAAATAAAATTCTTTTTGAGAATTATTTTAAAACTGAGTTAAAAGAGATTAATCTTATACTTGAAGGTGGTAGCATAGATTTTAACGGAAATGGCGTAATGCTTACAACAAAAGAGTGTTTGTTAAATCGCAATAGAAATAGTTCTATGAATAAAGATGAACTTGATATAGAGCTTAAAAATCTTTTTGGTTTAAAACAGATTATTTGGCTTGAAAATGGATTTATAGATGGTGACGATACCGATTCTCATGTAGATACTTTAGCTAGATTTATAGATGAAGATACCATTGCTTACTCGATCAGCGAAAATCCAAAAGACAAAGAATATATGGCACTTTTAGATATGCAAAAAGAGTTAAGAAAAACTGAATTTACACTGATTCCATTACCATTGCCGCAGGCTAAATTTTATAATGGCAAAAAACTAGGTGCAACATATGCAAATTTTGTTTTTATAAATGAAGCTTTAATAGTCCCAACATATAATGATAAAAATGATGAAATTGTTATAAATAGACTCAAAAAAGCATTGCCCGGTAGAAAAATTGTAGGTGTTGATGCGACTGTATTTATAAGACAAAATGGTTCTTTGCATTGTTCTACTCAAAATAGATTTATTGGAAAAAGATAA
- the dnaK gene encoding molecular chaperone DnaK, producing MGKVIGIDLGTTNSCVAIYEHGESKVIPNKEGKNTTPSVVAFTDKGEILVGDTAKRQAVTNPKKTIYSIKRIMGLMMNEPNAQEAKNRLPYAVVDRNGACAIDIDGKIYTPQEISAKVLMKLKEDAESYLGEKVVDVVITVPAYFNDSQRKATKEAGTIAGLNVLRIVNEPTAAALAYGLDKKTAEKIVVYDLGGGTFDVTVLETGDNVVEVLSTGGNAFLGGDDFDNKLIDFLVSEFKSESGIDLKSDVMALQRLKEAAENAKKELSSAMETTINLPFITADATGPKHLTKTITRAKFESMIDSLVAETITTLNKVVKEAGLDKSDVKEVVMVGGSTRVPLVQDEVKKAFGKDLNKSVNPDEVVAIGAAIQGAVIKGDVKDVLLLDVTPLSLGIETLGGVMTKVIEKGTTIPTKKSQVFSTADDNQSAVTIHVLQGEREFSRDNKSLGQFNLEGIPPAPRGVPQIEVEFDIDANGILTVSAKDKATGKAQNITISGSSGLSEEEINKMVNDAEAHKEEDKKRKESVEARNSADALAHQTQKSLDELGEKIPSEDRAKIEAALNDLKETLKDENASKDQIDAKVKALSDVSHKLAESMYKNKDNTNGQNTSDKNKKDDDVIDAEVE from the coding sequence ATGGGAAAAGTTATAGGAATAGATTTAGGAACAACAAATTCTTGTGTTGCTATTTATGAGCATGGAGAAAGTAAAGTTATACCAAATAAAGAGGGTAAAAACACAACTCCTTCTGTGGTTGCTTTTACAGATAAGGGTGAAATTTTAGTTGGAGATACAGCAAAAAGACAAGCTGTTACAAATCCTAAAAAGACTATTTATTCTATAAAAAGGATAATGGGTCTTATGATGAATGAGCCAAATGCGCAAGAGGCAAAAAATAGACTTCCTTACGCAGTAGTCGATAGAAATGGTGCATGCGCTATAGATATAGATGGCAAAATTTACACTCCACAAGAGATTTCTGCTAAAGTTTTGATGAAGTTAAAAGAAGACGCAGAAAGCTACCTTGGAGAAAAAGTTGTAGATGTGGTTATCACAGTTCCTGCGTATTTTAATGATAGTCAGAGAAAAGCGACAAAAGAAGCTGGAACTATAGCAGGACTTAATGTTTTAAGAATAGTTAATGAGCCAACTGCTGCTGCACTTGCTTATGGATTAGATAAAAAAACAGCCGAGAAAATCGTTGTTTATGATTTAGGTGGCGGAACATTTGATGTCACCGTTCTTGAAACTGGCGATAATGTTGTTGAGGTTCTTTCAACTGGCGGTAATGCGTTTTTAGGTGGTGATGATTTTGATAATAAACTTATAGATTTTTTAGTTAGTGAGTTTAAAAGCGAGAGTGGAATAGATTTAAAAAGTGATGTTATGGCACTTCAAAGATTAAAAGAAGCAGCTGAAAACGCTAAAAAAGAGCTTTCAAGTGCTATGGAAACGACTATAAATTTACCATTTATTACAGCTGATGCAACTGGTCCAAAACACCTTACAAAAACTATAACAAGAGCTAAATTTGAAAGTATGATTGATTCTTTAGTTGCTGAGACAATCACAACTCTAAATAAAGTTGTAAAAGAGGCTGGCTTAGATAAGTCAGATGTAAAAGAAGTAGTTATGGTTGGTGGTTCAACTCGTGTTCCATTAGTTCAAGATGAAGTTAAAAAAGCATTTGGAAAAGATCTTAACAAATCTGTAAATCCTGATGAAGTTGTTGCTATTGGTGCTGCTATTCAAGGTGCTGTTATAAAAGGCGATGTAAAAGATGTTTTACTTCTTGATGTTACGCCGCTAAGTCTTGGTATCGAAACTTTGGGTGGCGTTATGACAAAAGTTATAGAAAAAGGAACTACAATTCCAACTAAAAAATCTCAAGTTTTCTCAACTGCAGATGATAATCAAAGTGCAGTTACGATCCATGTTTTACAAGGCGAGAGAGAATTTAGTAGAGATAATAAATCTTTGGGTCAGTTTAATCTTGAAGGTATTCCACCTGCACCAAGAGGAGTTCCGCAAATAGAAGTTGAGTTTGATATAGATGCAAATGGTATTTTAACTGTTTCAGCTAAAGATAAAGCAACAGGTAAAGCACAAAATATCACAATTTCTGGCTCAAGCGGTCTTAGTGAAGAAGAGATAAATAAAATGGTAAATGATGCAGAAGCTCACAAAGAAGAGGATAAAAAACGTAAAGAATCAGTTGAAGCTAGAAATAGTGCTGATGCGTTGGCTCATCAAACTCAAAAAAGCTTAGATGAATTAGGAGAAAAAATACCTTCAGAAGATAGAGCAAAAATAGAAGCAGCCTTAAATGATCTTAAAGAGACCCTAAAAGACGAGAATGCTTCAAAAGATCAAATTGACGCAAAAGTTAAAGCATTAAGCGATGTTAGTCATAAGCTTGCTGAGAGCATGTATAAAAATAAAGATAATACTAATGGGCAAAACACATCTGATAAAAATAAAAAAGATGATGATGTTATAGACGCAGAAGTCGAATAA
- the grpE gene encoding nucleotide exchange factor GrpE: MNEEKLEQENTQNLDENLNFNDDENVSFENLDKEDIKDEQVVENDELAELKAKFIRTVADFENIKKRMDKEKIVAVEFANEGFARDLLPVLDALEMAIKMDVSQNELAKNIKDGVEMTISLFMKNFEKYGITPIKTDGKFNPELHNAINIIEVEGKESGDIVEVYQKGYKYKDRILRPSMVVVVK, from the coding sequence ATGAATGAAGAAAAACTAGAACAAGAAAACACGCAAAACTTAGATGAAAATTTAAATTTTAATGATGATGAAAATGTAAGTTTTGAAAATCTTGACAAAGAAGATATTAAAGATGAGCAAGTAGTTGAAAATGATGAACTAGCTGAGTTAAAGGCTAAATTTATAAGGACTGTTGCAGACTTTGAAAATATTAAAAAAAGAATGGATAAAGAAAAAATTGTAGCAGTTGAGTTTGCAAATGAAGGTTTTGCAAGAGATTTACTTCCTGTTTTAGATGCCCTTGAAATGGCCATAAAAATGGATGTATCTCAAAATGAACTTGCTAAGAATATAAAAGATGGAGTTGAAATGACAATATCTTTATTTATGAAAAACTTTGAAAAATACGGTATTACACCTATAAAAACAGATGGTAAATTTAATCCAGAGCTTCATAATGCTATAAACATTATAGAAGTAGAAGGTAAAGAAAGTGGTGATATAGTCGAGGTTTATCAAAAAGGATATAAATACAAAGATAGAATTTTACGCCCATCTATGGTTGTAGTTGTAAAATAA
- a CDS encoding HrcA family transcriptional regulator produces MKINKRDFILESIIKSYLSDNTPVGSNELCLKINESIPPSTIRVYFKKLSDEGAITQLHISGGRIPTVCAMNEYWKSILNLDELLVINDKHALSFLIKNFGIYCIIFENKKQILKDVVNYRDRFIILDFDGEELVLKFNIKIYKLLLNLVGIDLDELEKFCIQIGASELRKKINQLNTSKILFRDNEFMLFNIFKDDKFKFMLDCNILKYIKNSIYIIPNENEGFMAIKRNVIFEDEKSTMICLGSVYNDYDKFFENLKDVA; encoded by the coding sequence ATGAAAATAAATAAAAGAGATTTTATACTTGAATCCATTATAAAGTCGTATCTAAGTGACAATACTCCAGTTGGCTCAAATGAGTTGTGCTTAAAGATTAATGAAAGTATTCCACCATCTACGATTAGAGTTTATTTCAAAAAACTCAGCGATGAGGGAGCTATAACACAACTTCATATTAGCGGAGGTAGAATTCCTACAGTTTGTGCTATGAATGAATATTGGAAAAGTATATTAAATTTAGATGAATTGCTTGTTATAAATGACAAACATGCACTAAGTTTTTTGATTAAAAATTTTGGAATTTATTGCATAATTTTTGAAAATAAAAAACAAATTCTAAAAGATGTTGTAAATTATAGAGATAGGTTTATTATACTTGATTTTGATGGCGAAGAACTAGTTTTAAAATTTAATATCAAAATATATAAGCTTTTATTAAATTTAGTTGGCATTGATTTGGATGAATTAGAAAAATTCTGTATACAAATAGGAGCTAGTGAGCTTAGAAAAAAAATAAATCAACTAAATACATCCAAAATTTTATTTAGAGATAATGAGTTTATGTTGTTCAATATTTTTAAAGATGACAAGTTTAAATTTATGCTTGATTGCAATATTTTAAAATATATAAAAAACAGTATTTATATTATACCAAATGAAAATGAAGGTTTTATGGCAATTAAAAGAAATGTTATTTTTGAAGATGAAAAATCTACAATGATATGTTTAGGAAGTGTTTATAATGATTATGATAAATTTTTTGAAAACTTAAAGGATGTGGCATGA
- a CDS encoding 2-oxoacid:acceptor oxidoreductase family protein: protein MRRNLRFVGVGGQGVILAGEILSSAKIEDGGYGVKASTYTSQVRGGPTKVDILLDDEPILYPYANDGEIEFMLATAQVSYDAFKDGVKQGGIIVIEPNLVKPTDEDKERYKIYEIPIISIAKDEVGNVITQSVIALGLAVGFTNVMDKDVVRKKMIESVPKKFQELNLKAYDLGLKYSKTL from the coding sequence ATGAGACGCAATTTAAGATTTGTTGGTGTTGGTGGTCAAGGTGTAATTCTTGCTGGAGAGATATTATCATCTGCTAAAATTGAAGATGGTGGATATGGAGTGAAAGCATCTACTTACACATCTCAGGTTAGGGGCGGTCCAACTAAAGTTGATATACTGCTTGATGATGAGCCTATACTCTATCCTTATGCAAATGATGGAGAAATAGAATTTATGCTTGCTACTGCACAAGTTAGTTATGATGCTTTTAAAGATGGTGTCAAACAAGGAGGCATAATAGTAATAGAGCCAAATTTAGTAAAACCAACAGATGAAGACAAAGAAAGATATAAAATCTATGAGATACCTATTATTTCTATAGCTAAAGATGAGGTTGGTAATGTTATAACTCAAAGTGTAATTGCTTTGGGTCTGGCAGTTGGCTTTACAAATGTTATGGATAAAGATGTTGTTAGAAAAAAGATGATAGAAAGTGTTCCTAAAAAATTTCAAGAATTAAATTTAAAAGCTTATGATTTAGGATTAAAATACTCTAAAACATTATAA